A genomic window from Elaeis guineensis isolate ETL-2024a chromosome 3, EG11, whole genome shotgun sequence includes:
- the LOC105036595 gene encoding uncharacterized protein — MGNTDDLQALLSIKAHLYPSESLSSWGSKNQTVHYCKWLGVKCGSLQYPKRVTALDLDSLNLTGKISPDIGNLTFLQKLNLSGNQLQGYIPQELGRLSNLQFLNLMDNALGGTIPTSFANCSNLVLIWLDSNKLIGEIPVELGSLPKLSFLLLAENDLTGVIPPPLGNLSSLVGIDMSENNLRGQIPSSLGRLILLKHFTVTSNRLTGEMPSSFFNLSSLCNFFVGDNQLSGVLPPDMGNMLPRLQVLQAFENQFEGPIPISLPNASSLEKIVLCQNKFSGPVPKNIGMLRNLLRVSLCDNLMEAKQGEDWEFLTTLANCSNLQLLDLSNNMLEGVLPNSIAKLSTQLTWLGLGGNWINGNIPTEIWRYINLNKLSMDRMLLTACLQITINIYTNVTSTGVIPATIGKLQKLQILCLNENQLTGALPSSLGDLSQLLELHLDRNSLEGGIPSSFGKLQKLLLLDLSHNKLYGSFPKEITNLASLTSYLNLSHNSLIGPLPSEIGRLKNLGTLDLSENNLSGEIPGTLLECQVLQYLYMQGNHFQGAIPTSLSSSNSITVLDLSRNNLSGSIPESFEGCQHLQLLNLSFNDLDGRVPNAGIFLNASLVSVIGNRNLCGENRELDLQTCPNQEFRKPHESHALRVVIITTGIVVPLVVVFLCAIRLRKPRSKISSPLLPLEGNYQKTTFAELARATDGFSAANLIGEGSFGCVYRGVVNFEPKEVAIKLFHHHQRGALKIFQAECRILRSIRHRNLLKILTACSSLDRNGSVFLALVTEFMPNGSLDKWLHPRVDGEEVSHRLTLLQRMSIAIDVASALDYLHHYSGTPIVHCDLKPSNILLDEDMVAHVCDFGLAKFLMRPSGGDSSPTTSHTTGIKGSIGYVAPEYGMGSKVSTQGDVYSYGILLLEMLTGLRPTDDRFKDGLDLHSFVKMAYPQHVMDILDPALLLDEENGINISSCQSAVTASEEAQNCLLSIIKIGLWCAEKLPQQRMKLGDVIKIMHAARETHLRDSLSENPKISPLNNHNASS; from the exons ATGGGAAACACCGATGACCTGCAAGCTCTCCTCTCCATCAAGGCTCATTTGTATCCATCTGAATCCTTGTCCTCATGGGGTAGTAAAAACCAAACCGTGCACTATTGCAAATGGCTAGGTGTGAAGTGTGGTAGCCTTCAATACCCTAAAAGAGTCACAGCCCTGGACCTTGACTCCCTCAACTTAACGGGCAAAATATCTCCTGATATAGGGAACCTTACCTTCCTCCAGAAGCTCAACCTCTCTGGTAACCAACTACAGGGATACATCCCACAAGAGCTTGGCCGCCTGTCCAACCTCCAGTTCCTCAATCTGATGGACAATGCTCTAGGAGGCACTATTCCCACAAGCTTTGCCAATTGCTCCAACCTTGTGCTCATATGGCTAGATAGTAACAAGCTAATAGGGGAGATCCCGGTGGAGCTCGGAAGCCTCCCTAAGCTTTCTTTTCTCCTCCTTGCTGAAAACGACCTCACAGGGGTCATTCCTCCTCCTTTGGGGAATCTCTCATCTCTGGTCGGCATCGATATGTCAGAGAACAACCTAAGGGGACAAATCCCTTCGAGCCTCGGAAGACTTATCCTCTTGAAACATTTTACTGTAACCAGCAATAGATTGACGGGTGAGATGCCATCCTCTTTTTTTAACTTATCTTCCCTTTGTAATTTTTTTGTTGGAGATAACCAACTCTCAGGGGTGCTCCCACCTGATATGGGTAACATGCTCCCTAGGCTTCAAGTCCTACAAGCATTTGAAAACCAATTTGAAGGTCCCATTCCCATTTCACTACCAAATGCTTCTAGCCTTGAAAAAATTGTTTTGTGTCAGAACAAATTTAGTGGCCCAGTGCCCAAGAATATTGGTATGCTACGAAATCTACTTAGGGTGAGCCTCTGTGATAATCTAATGGAAGCCAAGCAGGGTGAGGATTGGGAATTTCTGACAACCTTGGCCAACTGCAGCAATCTGCAACTATTGGATTTGTCCAACAATATGCTGGAAGGCGTTCTACCAAACTCAATAGCCAAGCTATCCACTCAACTGACATGGCTAGGCTTGGGAGGAAATTGGATAAATGGAAATATTCCCACAGAGATTTGGCGATATATCAACTTAAATAAGCTTTCGATGGATCGGATGCTTCTCACAG CTTGTTTGCAAATCACTATCAATATATACACTAATGTCACTAGCACAGGTGTGATTCCTGCAACTATTGGGAAGCTTCAGAAACTTCAGATCTTGTGCTTAAACGAGAACCAACTCACAGGAGCTCTTCCATCCTCTCTCGGTGACCTATCGCAGTTACTTGAGCTACATTTAGATCGAAACAGTCTGGAAGGAGGAATACCCTCGAGTTTTGGGAAGCTACAAAAGTTGCTCCTCTTGGATCTCTCACACAATAAGCTTTATGGCTCCTTTCCCAAGGAAATAACAAACCTTGCTTCCCTGACAAGCTATCTTAACTTGTCACACAACTCACTGATTGGGCCCCTACCATCAGAAATTGGCAGACTGAAGAACCTTGGAACATTGGATCTTTCCGAGAACAATTTGTCAGGAGAGATTCCCGGCACTCTCTTAGAATGTCAGGTCCTGCAATACCTCTACATGCAAGGCAACCATTTTCAGGGGGCCATTCCAACTTCTTTGAGCTCTTCGAATAGTATCACAGTACTAGATCTTTCTCGCAATAACTTGTCCGGCTCCATTCCAGAATCTTTTGAGGGCTGTCAGCATCTGCAGCTTTTGAATCTCTCATTCAATGATCTCGATGGCCGAGTACCAAATGCAGGGATCTTTCTGAATGCAAGCTTGGTGTCGGTCATCGGAAACCGCAACCTATGTGGAGAAAACCGTGAGTTAGACTTGCAAACATGTCCCAACCAAGAGTTCAGGAAACCACATGAGTCTCATGCACTCAGAGTAGTCATCATCACAACTGGAATTGTGGTACCTCTAGTTGTAGTGTTCTTGTGTGCCATTAGACTACGAAAGCCAAGGAGTAAGATATCTTCACCTCTGCTCCCCTTAGAGGGCAATTATCAAAAGACCACTTTTGCTGAGCTAGCCAGAGCAACTGATGGGTTCTCTGCGGCTAATCTAATTGGTGAGGGAAGCTTTGGTTGTGTGTACAGGGGAGTGGTGAATTTTGAGCCAAAGGAGGTTGCTATTAAGCTATTCCATCATCATCAACGAGGGGCTTTAAAGATCTTTCAAGCTGAATGCAGAATCTTGAGAAGCATTCGGCATCGAAACCTCCTTAAGATCTTGACTGCCTGCTCTAGCCTCGATCGCAATGGTAGTGTTTTCTTGGCTCTTGTTACTGAGTTCATGCCAAATGGGAGTTTAGATAAATGGCTGCACCCGAGAGTGGATGGAGAGGAGGTGTCGCATAGGTTGACCCTTCTTCAAAGAATGAGCATAGCAATCGACGTGGCTTCGGCTTTGGACTATCTCCATCACTACAGTGGCACACCAATTGTTCATTGCGATTTGAAGCCAAGCAATATTCTTCTCGACGAGGATATGGTTGCTCATGTGTGTGACTTTGGACTTGCAAAATTTTTGATGAGGCCTTCCGGTGGGGATTCCTCTCCAACGACAAGCCACACTACTGGAATAAAAGGATCCATTGGATATGTTGCTCCAG AGTATGGCATGGGCAGCAAAGTCTCTACTCAAGGGGATGTGTACAGTTATGGAATACTTTTGCTGGAGATGTTAACTGGACTAAGACCCACTGATGATAGATTTAAAGATGGTCTAGACCTTCATAGTTTTGTAAAGATGGCATATCCTCAACATGTAATGGATATACTAGACCCGGCTCTACTCCTGGACGAGGAGAATGGAATAAATATATCCTCTTGTCAAAGTGCAGTCACTGCAAGCGAGGAAGCTCAGAATTGCTTGCTATCAATCATTAAAATTGGTCTCTGGTGTGCAGAGAAATTGCCACAACAACGAATGAAGTTGGGAGACGTCATCAAAATAATGCACGCCGCTAGGGAGACACATCTAAGAGATTCTCTTTCTGAGAATCCAAAAATATCTCCATTGAACAACCACAATGCATCTTCTTGA